Sequence from the [Bacteroides] pectinophilus genome:
CTTGATTTTGTAAATGGATTGCCGAAGCGTCCTGTTGTCAGCGCATTTACAGCAACGGCGACAAAGGAAGTAAAGGATGACATTCTGTGCATACTTAATCTTAATGCTCCAAAAGTTGTCATAACAGGCTTTGACAGGCAGAATCTTTATTACAGAGTTGAACAGGTAAGGAAAAAGGATGCATTTATCGTTGATTATATAAAGGAACATCCGGACCAGAGCGGAATAATATACTGTGCTACAAGGAAGAACACGGATGCAGTATGTGAGCTTCTGAAGAGTGAAGGAATACGGGCTTCGGAATATCATGCCGGGCTTGGCACGGAGCAAAGAAAGAATAATCAGGATGATTTTATATATGACAGGGTTGATGTAATTGTTGCGACCAACGCATTCGGAATGGGTATAGACAAACCTGATGTGCGGTTTGTAATCCACTATAATATGCCGCAGAGTATGGAAAACTACTATCAGGAAGCCGGAAGAGCGGGAAGGGACGGAGAGCCTGCTGAGTGTATTCTTCTGTTTTCACCGCAGGATGTCGTAATAAACAGGATGCTTCTTGATAGTAAGGATTTCAGCGATACGGATATTGAAGACATTGAACTGATAAAGCAGCGTGATATGTACAGGCTGCGTGTTATGGAGAATTACTGCCGGACAACGGAATGCCTGCGCAATTATATATTGCGGTATTTTGGGGAGAATACGGGTGAATCGTGCAATAATTGCGGAAACTGCAATCAGGCTTACACGGAGTACGATATGACGGATGAAGCAAGATGGGTTATCAACTGTATTGCCGAGACGCATGGACGATATGGGCTTACAATAGTTATCGGAACGCTTATGGGGGTTGACCGTGCAAGGCTCAGAGAGCTTGGAACAACCGTGTACAGGTCATATGGCGCACTTAAGGATATGAGTGAGGCCGATATTAGGCTGCTCATAAGCCGGATGATACAGCTGGGATACATTTATCAGACACAGGAGCAGTACAGTGTCCTGAGAATTGGGAATATAGAGTCTCTTCGTAGCGAAGCTGCAAGAGTGGTCATAAGAAAGCATAAGAAGACTCCTGAGCAGCTTTATTATGACACAAGGGGCGAACGCAGAGGCAGAACAGGCAGAACAGGAAGATGCGAAGCAGGAAAGTCTTCCGGCAGTAAGGCGCGTGGCAGCAAGGATTCACTTACGGCAGCAGGCTATGAGCTGTTTGAAAAGCTGAGACAGCTAAGACTTGAGATTGCGAGGGAAGAGTCAGTCCCTCCGTATATTGTATTCAGCGACAAGACGCTTGCCGACATGTGCATCCGGCTTCCTAAGGACAGGGACGCAATGCTTGATGTATCGGGTGTCGGAGCAGGCAAGTATGAACGGTACGGACAGAGATTTATGGATGCGATAGAAGCATTTGTAAATGAGCATCCGGGAGCAGTGACAACTTTAAATGCATTTTAATCGGTGATATAATTTTCTAAAATGTTGAAATAGTAAATGTTTTAACATTCTAAAATGTTGATTTAGAATACATTTTAACATTCCAAAATGTTGATATATTACGTTTGCTGTATTTTATTTGTTGATATGAGGTGACGTGTTTTATGTTAAAAAGAAAAGCAACAGCATTTATAAAAAGTTGGGCTGACACCAAGGAGAAGAAATGCCTTGTTGTCCAGGGAGCGAGACAAACAGGGAAAACATATATAATTGAGCGGTTTGCAGAAGAAAATTATGAGGAACTGGTTGAAATAAATTTTAAGCAGATGATTTCAGCGGTGGATATTTTTGCCGGTGATCTCACTGTAGAAAACATGGTTATGGCTATGCGTTTCCGTTTTCCTGAAAAGAAAATAATACCGGGGAAAACTTTAATTTTTTTAGATGAGATACAGGAGTGTCAGGAAGCAATAACATCACTTAAATTCTGGGCAATAGACAACAGGTTTGACGTTATTGCATCAGGTTCACTTCTTGGAATTGATTATAAACGTGCATCTTCTTATCCTGTTGGGTATGTTGATTATATGAGAATGTATGGCTTGGATTTTGAAGAGTTCCTTTGGGGGATGGGAATTGCAGAAGATATGATAGATAATCTGCGCAGATATATGGCTTCAAAGACGGTCATACCGCAAGCAATTAATTCAAGTATGATGAATTATTACAGGCAGTATATTGCAACAGGCGGCATGCCGGAGGTGGTGCAGAAGTATATAGATACAAGGGATTTCAGGGAAGTTGACAGGCTGCAGCGTAGTCTGTTACAGGGATATCAGTATGACATAGCACACTATGCAACTGCCGAAGAGAAGGTGAAAGCTGAAAAATGTTACCTTTCGGTTGCAAAGCAGTTGCTTGATAAAGAGAATCATAAATTTCAATATAAAGAAGTCGAGCATGGCGGAAGAGCACAAAAATATTATTCAAGTATTGAGTGGCTGCTTCGTGCAGATATGGTACATTTATCCAGACTTGTGACAGATGTAAGATTTGATCTGGATGATTATTCCAGAGATGATTTTTTCAGGGCATACACAACAGATTTATCACTGCTTATGGCAATGAAGGACCTTTCATTAAAACAGCATATTGTTGAAAATACTTTGGCAGGCAGCACAAAGGGCGGAATATTTGAATGTGCAGTAGCAGATGCTCTTTTTAAGAAAGGGTACCGGTTATATTTTTATAAAAATGAGACAACTAAAAGAGAAATAGATGTTATTATCCAACAAGACGGAAAAGTTATACCGATTGAGGTAAAGAGCGGGAATACGCGGGCTAATTCACTAAAAGCGCTTTTAAAGAATAATAAAGATATCCCTTATGGGTATAAGTTTGTTGACGGCAACACAGGAGTGAGCGAAGATGGAATAATCACACTGCCACTATATATGATTGCATTTATCTGACACCATTACATCAGGAGAGACAGCCATGAATACAGTATGCCGCGATATATTCCGTGCAATTCATGAGGGCAAGTGGCTCAGTATTGAATACCGGAATGGTCAGGATGAGGTGACAAAGTAATGGATAGGGATTAAGAGCGTTGACACAAGAGACAGGTCAATGAAGGTTCAGGGACTGCACCTCGCAAGGCTGACAACCTTAGAGCTTAAGATTTATATAGACTCAATATTGTCATCATCAGTGCTTGATGGCTCTTATTTTGATATAAACGAAAAGCTCATAGAGGATATCCGCATTAATCCGGCTAAGTATAAAAGTATATTTGATAACGCAGCCAATCTTAAGATACTTAATTATCTGGCAGACTGTAACAGGCTTGATTCAACGCCTTATAAGACTGACTACGCACTGATTGACCATCTCGAGTGAACTTGAGAGGCTTCACAGCGAAGGTCAGGATGATATATACGAGCTTGTCAGTTATGTAAAGAGTAACGGAGAGTCGCAGGTTACGGCAAGAGAGAATTCGTCAAGGGCACTCGGCATCAAGCCGTACAGCACGCAGACGGAGACGGCATTTCTCACTACGCTTAATCATGCGCTGGATAACGTCCTTAATACCAACCGCAGGTGCATTGTGCAGCATGAAGTAAGTATTGCACATGTATTTGATGGTAATACTGAGTATAGTGACCTGTTTTACAGCGGAAGATTTGACTTTGTTGTATATGAGCAGGAATATAAGGGTACGGATATTCCTATTCTTGCAATAGAGCTGGACGGCAAAGAACATCAGGAAAATGATATCGTCATGCAGAGAGATGCCAGGAAAAACGAGATATGCCGCAGGCATGGTTTTGAACTTATAAGAGTGGAAAATTCCTATGCCAGACGATATAATTATATAAAAGACATACTGATTCAGTATTTTAAGAGTGTTAAGTCATATTAATGGGAGGCAGATATGTGTACAGCAGCAACGTATAAGACAGAAGATTTTTATTTTGGAAGAACGCTTGATTATGAATTTTCATATGGGGATGATGTAACAATAACACCTCGTAATTACAAATTCACATTCAGACATATGGGAGAACTCGACAATCATTATGCGATAATCGGAATGGCTCATGTAGCCGGGACGTATCCGCTTTATTATGATGCAATTAATGAAAAGGGTCTTGGAATGGCAGGACTTAACTTTGTAGGCAACGCGGTGTATGCGGATGTAAAGGATGGCGTTTGGAATGTTGCACAGTATGAATTCATCCCATGGATACTTGCACAGTGTGCCAGTGTAAGTGAGGCAAGGCAGAAGCTTGCAGGAATGAATCTTGTAGGTACACCGTTCAGCGAACAGCTTCCTTCGGCGCAGCTTCACTGGATAATTGCAGATAAGAATGAGGCTGTAACTGTTGAGTCGATGGCAGACGGACTTCATGTGTACGATAATCCTGTCGGAGTGCTTACCAACAATCCACCGTTTCCATTGCAGATGTTCCAGCTCAATAACTATATGAAGCTTTCTCCGAAGCAGCCGGAATGTAATTTTTCGGACAGGCTTTCACTCTGCACATACAGCCGTGGTATGGGCGCTATCGGACTTCCGGGAGACCTTTCGTCAGAATCACGATTTGCAAGAGTGGCATTTGTAAAGATGAACTCTAAGTCAGGAACATCCGAGAATGAGAGCGTAAGCCAGTTCTTCCATATCCTTAACAGCGTAGACCAGCAGAGAGGCTGTTGTGAAGTGGCAGACGGCAAGTACGAGATAACGCTCTACACATCATGCTGTAATGCGGACAAGGGCATATATTACTACACAACATATGAGAATCATCAGATAACGGCAGTCGATATGCATAAAGAGAATCTTGATGGCACAGATATAGTGAAGTATCCGCTTGTGACAGGGGAGAATATAAAGTATCTCAATTAATAACATTTTAAGGAGCTTTACATGAATACACAGATAGAATATGTCAGACCGGATGAGATAGAAAAGCGCAGCTTTGAGATTATAGGCAGAGAGCTTGAGCAGCGTGGAATAGTCCTTGATGCGGTGCAGGAGCCGGTGACGAAAAGGGTTATTCACACGACAGCGGATTTTGATTATGCGGATACTCTTGTATATTCGGAAAATGCAGTCGAAAAGGCAAGAAATCTCATAAAGAACGGCGCACACATAGTTACTGATACCAACATGGCAAAGGCGGGAATTAACAAGAAACGCCTTGCCGGATATGGAGGAGAGGTACATTGCTTTATGGCGGATGAAGATGTGGCGGCGGAGGCAAAAAGCCGCGGGGTTACCAGAGCAACGGTAAGTATGGAGCGGGCAGCAGCCCTTCACAGACCGGTGATATTTGCAATCGGCAACGCACCTACGGCGCTCATAAGTCTTCATGAGATGATGCAGGAGGGAGTATTCACGCCTGCTTTCATAATCGGTGTTCCTGTAGGCTTTGTTAATGTGGAGGCAGCCAAGGAGCTTATCATACAGAGTGATGTCCCGCATATCGTGAACCGTGGGCGTAAGGGAGGAAGTAATGTTGCAGCGGCGATATGTAATGCGCTGGTGTATGGTATACACTATTAGGAGACACAATGAAGATATATATAGATTTTGATGATGTAATATGTGAGACAGCTCTTTATTTCACGAAGATTGCCGGGGAAATGTTCGGAATTGATGTACCTTACCGGCAGGTTCAGTTTTTTAATCTTCAGAAATCATTTAACTTAAGTGACGGGCAGTATGATGAATTGATGAAGGCAGGGCATATTCCTGACAATCTGCTAAGTTATGAGGAGACCACGGGAGCGTCAGAGACAATTAATAAGTGGGTGGATGAAGGGCATGAGGTCTTTGTGATTACGGGAAGACCTTTCGATGCATACAAACCGTCAAGGCAGTGGCTTGATGAGCACAATCTTGAGCGTATTCCGCTTTATTGCGTGGACAAATACGGACGTGAAATGTTCAAACAGGATTATACATACAATATGACACTGGAACAGCTTTACAGCATGACATTTGATTTTGCGGTGGAGGATTCACCTGCTGCCTTTGAACATGTTATGCACTTTGACAAATGTAAGGTAGCGGTTTTTGACCGGCCGTGGAACAGGCAGGCAGAGCTGCCTGATGACAGGTTTGTAAGATGCAGTGGCTGGCAGGAGATAGACAGGCTGCTTGAAGAGGTACAATCATGACTGAATGGGAGAAAGCTCAGAACGGATATCTGTATGATGCCAATTATGATAAGGAAATTATAGAGGCAAGAACGAGATGTGCCGATCTGTGTTATGAATTTAATAACTGCAGACCGTCAGATATCGCAAAGCAGCAGGAACTGCTGCAACAGATTATAGGAAACATAAAAGGAACACCTGTTATTACGGCACCGTTCTATTGTGATTACGGAGTTAATGTTTCGATAGGCGAAAACTTTTATACAAATCATAATGTTACCATACTTGACTGCACAAAGGTAACTTTCGGAGACAATGTATTTATTGCTCCTAATTGTGTGTTTTCTACAGCGGGGCATGCGATAGACAGTGAGCAGAGAAACCGCGGACTGGAAATCGCCCTGCCTATTACGGTAGGAGACAATGTCTGGATTGGAACCAATGTATCCGTATTGCCGGGCGTGACTATAGGAAGCAATACGATTATAGGCGCGGGAAGTGTTGTGAATAAAGATATCCCGGATGGTGTGATTGCAGCCGGCAACCCATGTAAGGTAATCCGTAAAATAACGGAGGCTGATAAGAAGAAATATCCGGTATTTGAGGAATAATTCATTAGAAATTTATCAGGAGGTATTATATGAAGTACGCAGGTATGCCAATGGCAATGTGGATTATATTCAGCAAATCCTTTAAAAGAAATCTTACGGATGTTCTTAAGTATGATGAGCAGGAAAGCAGAAGGATAACGGCTGAGGCAAAGAAAAAGTACAGAGCAGTCATAGAGAAGCTGCCGGAGTTTGAAAAAGCGGACAGATTCAAGATGAATATAGTAAATTGTGCAATGCTGTCTGCATTTTTCCTGAACATGCCCAAGCTTCCTGATGTTGATTCTGCTACAGAGTATTATAAGAAGTCTATGATGACTGGGATGATGCAGTGGTTCTGCCGTATGAGCGGAAAGAAAAAATACTCAGAATCGGATATAAAGTCAATGAAAGACACAGCTAAGCTCAAGGCAGGCGACAGAAACCCATATTCATGGAACATGGAATTTTATGAGTACGAGGACGGAAGCGGATATGAGGCAAGATTTACAATGTGTGGAATATGTACACTTATGAAAGAGCTGGGACTTGAAGGGCTGATACCTGCAATGTGCCGCCTTGATTACACAATGAGCGAGGCGGGCGGTGTTACTGATTTTGTCAGGGAATACACGCTGGCGTCAGGTGGTCCGTATTGTGACTGCGGATATAAGAAGAAGGGTGCCGGACATCTTGCAGAACCCGATGAGGGAAGTGAAAAAGCTGCCATCAGGCATAAATGAGATTCCCTTGGAAATGTTTATCCCGGCGTTGGATTATCTCAAGTCAATAAAGAAAATCTTTGAGCAGACAGAGCGGGAAATCATTAAATGGCTTCAATAAATATATGGTCAGGAATAGTAACGGTATGAGATACGGATTTACAACCGGAAGCTGTGCGGCAGCAGCGGCAAAGGCTGCATGTTATATGCTGCTGACAGGAAGAAGGAAAGATACAATAAGCATACAGACACCCAGTGGAATAGTATTCAACGCACAGATAGAAGATATAGTGATGAACGAGAATTCAGTAAGCTGTGCAGTGATAAAAGACGGCGGTGATGACCCTGATATTACAACGGGCGTGCATGTCTGTGCCTCTGTGACGGCAGAAGCTTATGCAAAGCAGAGTGATGATAGCAGTAATGACAATGCCAGAGTAATAATTGACGGCGGAACCGGTGTGGGACGTGTGACAAGACCGGGACTTGACCAGCCGGTGGGGAATGCTGCAATCAACCATGTTCCGAGACAGATGATTGCAGACGGGGTTGCCGAGGTTATGGATATATGCGATTACAAAGGTGTTATCAGAGTTGAGATTTCCGTACCTGAGGGACGCGAGGCTGCGGCAAAAACATTTAATCCGAGACTTGGGATTGAGGGCGGAATATCAATTCTCGG
This genomic interval carries:
- the recQ gene encoding DNA helicase RecQ; amino-acid sequence: MDAKSTLKHYFGYDSFRGGQEEVVNAILEGRDVLAIMPTGAGKSICYQIPALMLDGITIVVSPLISLMQDQVKALNKAGVHAAYINSSLTESQISKALFLASQGTYKIIYVAPERLGGYEFNAFARSAHISMVTIDEAHCISQWGQDFRPAYLKILDFVNGLPKRPVVSAFTATATKEVKDDILCILNLNAPKVVITGFDRQNLYYRVEQVRKKDAFIVDYIKEHPDQSGIIYCATRKNTDAVCELLKSEGIRASEYHAGLGTEQRKNNQDDFIYDRVDVIVATNAFGMGIDKPDVRFVIHYNMPQSMENYYQEAGRAGRDGEPAECILLFSPQDVVINRMLLDSKDFSDTDIEDIELIKQRDMYRLRVMENYCRTTECLRNYILRYFGENTGESCNNCGNCNQAYTEYDMTDEARWVINCIAETHGRYGLTIVIGTLMGVDRARLRELGTTVYRSYGALKDMSEADIRLLISRMIQLGYIYQTQEQYSVLRIGNIESLRSEAARVVIRKHKKTPEQLYYDTRGERRGRTGRTGRCEAGKSSGSKARGSKDSLTAAGYELFEKLRQLRLEIAREESVPPYIVFSDKTLADMCIRLPKDRDAMLDVSGVGAGKYERYGQRFMDAIEAFVNEHPGAVTTLNAF
- a CDS encoding ATP-binding protein, which codes for MLKRKATAFIKSWADTKEKKCLVVQGARQTGKTYIIERFAEENYEELVEINFKQMISAVDIFAGDLTVENMVMAMRFRFPEKKIIPGKTLIFLDEIQECQEAITSLKFWAIDNRFDVIASGSLLGIDYKRASSYPVGYVDYMRMYGLDFEEFLWGMGIAEDMIDNLRRYMASKTVIPQAINSSMMNYYRQYIATGGMPEVVQKYIDTRDFREVDRLQRSLLQGYQYDIAHYATAEEKVKAEKCYLSVAKQLLDKENHKFQYKEVEHGGRAQKYYSSIEWLLRADMVHLSRLVTDVRFDLDDYSRDDFFRAYTTDLSLLMAMKDLSLKQHIVENTLAGSTKGGIFECAVADALFKKGYRLYFYKNETTKREIDVIIQQDGKVIPIEVKSGNTRANSLKALLKNNKDIPYGYKFVDGNTGVSEDGIITLPLYMIAFI
- a CDS encoding DUF2726 domain-containing protein, which encodes MTISSELERLHSEGQDDIYELVSYVKSNGESQVTARENSSRALGIKPYSTQTETAFLTTLNHALDNVLNTNRRCIVQHEVSIAHVFDGNTEYSDLFYSGRFDFVVYEQEYKGTDIPILAIELDGKEHQENDIVMQRDARKNEICRRHGFELIRVENSYARRYNYIKDILIQYFKSVKSY
- the bsh gene encoding choloylglycine hydrolase, giving the protein MCTAATYKTEDFYFGRTLDYEFSYGDDVTITPRNYKFTFRHMGELDNHYAIIGMAHVAGTYPLYYDAINEKGLGMAGLNFVGNAVYADVKDGVWNVAQYEFIPWILAQCASVSEARQKLAGMNLVGTPFSEQLPSAQLHWIIADKNEAVTVESMADGLHVYDNPVGVLTNNPPFPLQMFQLNNYMKLSPKQPECNFSDRLSLCTYSRGMGAIGLPGDLSSESRFARVAFVKMNSKSGTSENESVSQFFHILNSVDQQRGCCEVADGKYEITLYTSCCNADKGIYYYTTYENHQITAVDMHKENLDGTDIVKYPLVTGENIKYLN
- a CDS encoding precorrin-8X methylmutase: MNTQIEYVRPDEIEKRSFEIIGRELEQRGIVLDAVQEPVTKRVIHTTADFDYADTLVYSENAVEKARNLIKNGAHIVTDTNMAKAGINKKRLAGYGGEVHCFMADEDVAAEAKSRGVTRATVSMERAAALHRPVIFAIGNAPTALISLHEMMQEGVFTPAFIIGVPVGFVNVEAAKELIIQSDVPHIVNRGRKGGSNVAAAICNALVYGIHY
- a CDS encoding 2-dehydropantoate 2-reductase, whose translation is MKIYIDFDDVICETALYFTKIAGEMFGIDVPYRQVQFFNLQKSFNLSDGQYDELMKAGHIPDNLLSYEETTGASETINKWVDEGHEVFVITGRPFDAYKPSRQWLDEHNLERIPLYCVDKYGREMFKQDYTYNMTLEQLYSMTFDFAVEDSPAAFEHVMHFDKCKVAVFDRPWNRQAELPDDRFVRCSGWQEIDRLLEEVQS
- a CDS encoding sugar O-acetyltransferase, which translates into the protein MTEWEKAQNGYLYDANYDKEIIEARTRCADLCYEFNNCRPSDIAKQQELLQQIIGNIKGTPVITAPFYCDYGVNVSIGENFYTNHNVTILDCTKVTFGDNVFIAPNCVFSTAGHAIDSEQRNRGLEIALPITVGDNVWIGTNVSVLPGVTIGSNTIIGAGSVVNKDIPDGVIAAGNPCKVIRKITEADKKKYPVFEE
- a CDS encoding L-2-amino-thiazoline-4-carboxylic acid hydrolase produces the protein MKYAGMPMAMWIIFSKSFKRNLTDVLKYDEQESRRITAEAKKKYRAVIEKLPEFEKADRFKMNIVNCAMLSAFFLNMPKLPDVDSATEYYKKSMMTGMMQWFCRMSGKKKYSESDIKSMKDTAKLKAGDRNPYSWNMEFYEYEDGSGYEARFTMCGICTLMKELGLEGLIPAMCRLDYTMSEAGGVTDFVREYTLASGGPYCDCGYKKKGAGHLAEPDEGSEKAAIRHK